Sequence from the Candidatus Neomarinimicrobiota bacterium genome:
GCGGGCCAGGGCCTGTTCCCGCATGGTGCCGGCTCGATAGGTTGGCCCCATGATGGCGTTGTCGAGGGCGTTAATGATGTCACTGCCGGTGTTGTCCCCCTTAATCTCTAGGATGATGTTAGTGGCCACTTCCTCGGGGGTAACGAATTCCATTTGCCCGATGGTGGTGATGCACTCAAACTCGCCCAGGGAGAAGGTGCCATTTTCCCCGGTGTCCACGTAGACGCTTTCCAGGTGACGGCCCAGCGAGCGCCAGTTGCCGCGGTCCTGGAAGCGGAAAGTTCCCTCCAGCAGCGTGGCTTCATCGGGGGTGCAGTCGACGAGTTCGATAGGCTGGCCGCGTTTTTTGATGACGCCATAGTCGATGGCTTTCCAGGCGATGGCGGCCGCCGGTTTGATCTCTTTGGTGATGGGTGCGTCCGGTGTGCGTCCCATGAGGAACAGCAGCATGGTATGGGCGCCCGCCAGCGAGGACTTGGACAGGAGCACCCGGGAGGGCTTTTCTTCACTATGGGTGTAGGGGATGTTCAGGCCCATGCCCCCGGTGCCGCTGGTGCCGATCTTGATATAAATCCCGGTATTGTTGGCTATCATACTCGTGTATAGAAGCTGGATGTGCCGGATAATCTGGGGCGTATAAAGGGTGGCCATGAGTTTCTCCACCTCGGAAATGAAGCCCTCGGTAAGTGTGGCCTGTTCCCGGGCGCTGTTCAGCTCCTTATTCACCATGTAGTAGCTATGATAGACATCCTGGTAGGCCAGCCCGGTAGCTGAGTTCACCGCGTCGATGATGACGTGGGGTTGGTGGCGGGAGATGATCTGGTGGAGGGTGGAGTGCTCCATAATGTCGTCATCCAGGGGCTCCATGACGTCGGCGATAAGGCGTGCCCGATGCTCGGGGCTGTTGAGAATCTCCTCCCGGGTCAGGTCTTTCAGACTGTCCCGGACGAAGATATTGCCCCATATCGGTGTTAGCCGTACTTCGTTCACTTCCGGTTGGAGCTGCTCGACGGCGGCCAGGGCTTCACCTTCCAGCAGGGAGGCGATGATCAGCTCCGCCGGTTTTTCCGCGGCCAATCGGCGGCAAACCGCCATCCCAACCATTCCGTAGCCGCCCAGGACCAATACTTTGCGATTACGAATATCCATGAGCTATACCCTTTCAGATCGTTCGGTTCGTTTATCTTGTCTACGCCTCATCAACTGAATTCCAGGCTGGTCTGCCGGATGTTACCGAAGGCGGGATGCTGGTTTTGATGCAGGACCGCAGCCAGTGCCAGGGCAATGGAGTTAAGGCGAGTATCCGGCGCGTCGGAGCGGCTCAGCAGCACGATGGGCGTAATGGCGCCCAGCACCACACCACCTCCCCTGGCGCCCCCTACCGACATGAGGGCCTTGACCATGAAGTTGGTGGCGATGATGTTGGGACCCAGGAAGATGTCGGTCTTGCCGGCGATTTTAGAGGGGATACCCTTGCATTCCGCGGCCTCGGCTGAGAGGGCGACATCCAGGGCCAGCGGTCCTTCCACCAGGCAGCGGCCGAAGCGGCCTTGATCCGCTTCCTGGGCCAGGGTCTGCGCCAGGCGCGTTTCCGGCAACTTCTCGGTCACGTTCTCGACCAGGGCCATGGCTGCCACCTTCGGTATGGGCGTATCCAGCGCCCGGCTCAGCTCCAGCGCATTGTGGAGGATATCCCGGAGCACGGGCAGGGGCTGTTCGATATTGACCCCGCCGTCGGTACAGAGCATCAGCCGCGGGTAATGGGGCGACTCTACCACGGCCACGTGGCTCAAAAGGCGGGGTTCGGCCGCAGCGGATTCCTCTCCCTCGGTTCTCTGATTCACCGGCCGCAGCAGCCCGGTTTCTCGATTCAGCACGGCCCGCAGGAGTTCGGCGGTGGGGATTTTGCCCTTCATCAGCAGCTGCGCCTCGCCGGAGCGCAGCAGCTCGACGGCCCGCCCTGCCGCCAGTCCGGGTTGGATGTCCTCGATGGCAAAGGGTTCTGGTTCCAGCCCCAGCCGGGACAGCAGCAGCTCCAGCCGGTCTTGCTGTCTCACCAGTATGGGTTTAATCCACTGGTTTTGCACGGCGGTGTCGAGCGCAGCCAGAATGGTTTCGTCCTCCGGGGCTGCTACGACGAGGGTAAGCGGCGGAATCCTCTCCAGCCGCTGGTATAGTCGCTCGAAGGAAGTGATGGGGTCAGGCATACTCTCTTGCCTGTTCCTCGCCGTCGATAACCCGCCAGACCCCCTGGCTGAGGGCTTCCAGCTCCAGGGAGCCGGGAATGGTGTAGACGGGAGCGATGAACTTGACTCTGGCGGTCACATCGCTGCAAAGCCTTTCGGCCCGGGCCATGGCGCCGGTCAGGATAATGGCGTCGACCTTTCCCTCCAGCACGGTAGCCATAGCGCCGATCTCCTTGGCGATCTGGTAGACCATGGTTCGATAGGCCTGCCCGGCCGGTTCGTCGCCGGCGTCGACACGCTTGAGTACTTCCATCAGGTCGTTGGTGCCCAGATAGCCTTTGAGTCCCGATTCCCGGCTCAGTTTGTGGGCCAGGGTGTCGAAGGTATATTCCCCGCTGAAGGCCAGGTGCAGGAGGCCTTCCAGAGGCAGGGCGCCGGCCCGTTCCGGGGAGAAGGGTCCCATTCCCAGCAGGGCGTCGTTCACATCCACGATTCGGCCCTCTCGCAGGGCAGCCACCGATATCCCCCCGCCCAGGTGGGTGACGACGAAGCGGATCTGTGGCAGCGCGCGGCCCTGTTCAGCGGCAACTTTCCGGGTCACCGCCTTGATGTTCAGGGCGTGGCTGCGGCAGCGGCGCTCGATCTCCGGGATGCCGGAGAACCGGGCCTCTAGCTCGAATTCATCGGTGGTCACCGGGTCGACGATGTAGGCCGGCACATCAAAGCGCCGGGCCACCTGCCAGGCCAGCAAGGCTCCCAGGTTGGAGGCGTGATTGGCGTAGCGGGCGGCGGAGTAATCGGCGATCATGGCATCGTTTATGGCATAGGTACCGCCGGGCAGGGGTTTGAGGGGCCCGCCGCGACCCACCACTGCCACCAGGGAGCCGGAGGGGATGCGCTTGAGGTGCGGCTCAATCGCCGCCCAGCGGAGATCCATCTGCCGCACCACTTCCTGATGCAGCTCATCGGGTCGATGCTGGACCTCCTCCCGCCAGAGCTCCTTTTGCCGGTCAAACAGGGCCAGCTGAGTAGAGGTGGAGCCGGGGTTCAGCACGGAGACGGTGGTGGTTGCCGGATTGCTGGACATGCCCGGAGGCGGTTGTTTTAATTGAGACATCGCGTCTAAGGCCAGGTAAAACTGCAGTATCAGTCAGAAGTTCGCAAGATTGGGATGAATTCTCCAATGGGAAATGCCCGCTAGTCCTTATACTGGACTTAGCGACGAAAGGGGGCCGGGTTTGTCGATGAGCCATTGCTCCCAAATAATCATAGGCAAATTGCTCAGGTTCGGTAAAATCTTTAATTTTGGCGCGGTTTCTTGGAACCATTGCAGCCATTATGCATTGCTAAATCCTGCGGTTCCAGCAGTTACATTCGGCTGGGACCCAGCAGGGGGACGCCAATACAAGGGAGCATAGTGTGATTCGAATCGAAAATCTAACCAAGTATTACGGTGATGTCTGCGCCATCAAGGACTTGAATTTCACGGTGCATGACGGTGAGATTTTAGGATTTCTGGGCCCCAACGGTGCCGGGAAAACCACCACCCTGCGGATCATCACCACCTACCTGACACCGACTGCGGGGACGGTTTACATCGATGACTTGAACATTGCCGAGCACTCCACCGAATTGCGGGCGCGCATCGGTTACCTGCCGGAGCTCAATCCGCTCTATATGGAAATGCCGGTCTATGACCTGGTAGTGTTTGTGGCCAAGGCCCGGGGCATTATCGGTCGACGCTTCAAAGAGGCTTTAGGCCGGGTCATAGAAGATTGCGGCATTCGGGAAGTAATGCACCGGCCGGTGGGTGAGCTCTCCAAGGGCTATCGCCAGCGGGTGGGCCTGGCGGTGGCCATGATCCACGATCCCGAGATCCTGATTATGGACGAGCCTACCGCTGGCCTGGACCCCAACCAGATCGCCGAAATCCGGTCGCTCATCAAGGAGCTGGGCAAGGAGAAGACGGTGATCATATCCACCCATATCCTCCAGGAGGTGCAGGCGGTGGCCGATCGCATGGTGATCCTGAGCAACGGCCAGGTGGTGGCCGACGGCACTACAGTCGAACTGATGACGAGTTTTCAGGGAAAGCCGCAGCTCACTCTGGAGGTGAAGAACGCCACCGAGGAGTCCATTCAGGGGCTGGCCGTCCGGTTCCCTGAAATCCGGATTCAGGAGCAGAAGCTGCAGGATGGTGCCGGGAAGGTTGAGCTGGAGTATCCCACGGGAGCGGACCTGCGGGAGCAGATTTTCGGCTACGCGGTGGAGTCGGGCTGGACTTTGCTGGAGATGTCCCGGAAGCAGGCCCGGCTGGAAGACGTCTTCCGGAGCCTGACCGTAGAGGAAGGAGGGGCCCGTGCGTGATCAGCTAGTGCTTGCCCTGCGGCACGTGGGCGTTATTTTCCGCAAGGAGATCGGCGCCTATTTCAACAGCCCGGTGGCCTACATCACCCTGGTAGTGTTCCTGCTGATCAGCGGCTGGTTTTTCTCCAGCTCATTCTTTCTCATCAATGAATCCGACCTGCGGGGCCTGTTCAACATCATCCCGGTAATCTATCTGTTCTTTATACCCGCGATTACCATGGGGCTCATCGCCCGGGAGAAGAGCTCCGGGACCATGGAACTGCTGGTAACGCTGCCCCTGGAGGACTGGGAAGTGATAATGGGGAAGTATCTGGCGGCGGTAGCTCTGATTGCCGTGGGTTTGCTGTATACCCTGTTTCACTTTATCACGCTGACCTTTGTAGGGAGCAACATCGATGTGGGGGCCATCTTGGCTGGCTACCTGGGTTTGCTGCTGGCCGGGGGCGTGTATGCCGCGGCCGGCATCTTCTGCAGTGCGGTTACCGGCAACCAGATCACCGCCTTCATTCTGGCCTTCCTCATTGTGTTCGCTTTCTTCATGATGGATAAGGTATTGTTTTTCATCCCCGGTTTCCTCACGGCCATCGTGCAGTACGTCAGCACTGACTACCATTTGTCCAATATCTCCCGCGGGGTGATTGACTCTCGTAACCTGATTTACTTCGGTACGGTTATCGCCGTGTTTCTCCTTCTGGCGGTGCGGGTGCTTGAAATGCGGAAATGGAGGTAGCGGCCATGATGAATATTACCAACCGGCGCAACTTCCTGATCTACGTGGCAGCGATTGCGGTGATTGTGGTGTTCGCCAATCTGATCTCCCGGCGGCTTTTTTTCCGCTGGGATCTCACGCGGAGCAAGATCTATACGCTTTCCGAATCCAGCCGGAACATCATCGGCAAGCTGGACGACCGGCTGCTGGCCAAGGTCTATTTCTCCGATAACCTCCCCGGTGACTATGCCAACAGTCGGCGGTATCTCCAGGATATGCTGGAGGAGTTCCAGGCCTACTCCGGCGGCAAATTCCACTTCGAGTTTTACCGCCCCGAAGACGACCAGGAGCTTGAGCAGGAGGCCCAGCGCTACGGTATTCCGCCCATGCAGCTGCAGGCGGTGGAGAGTGACCGGCTCGAAATCAAGAACGTCTGGATGGGACTGGCCCTGCTGTATGAAGACAAGCGGGAGACCATCCCGGTGATCCAATCCACCACCGGCCTGGAGTACGACCTGGCCTCGGCCATCAAGAAGCTCATCGACACCGATAAGCGCACGGTGGGCATCGTCCAGGACCCGGAATGGGAGGGCAAGAACAAGAACGTCGAGGAGCTGCTGCGGCAGACCTACGACGTGCGCACCGTCAGCCTGGAGCGCCCCGTCGCGCCGGATATCGACCTGCTGCTGCTCAACAGCGTGAAGGACAGCCTGTCTACCGACGAGTTGTACAACCTGGACCAGTTCATCATGTCCGGGCGGGGTGTGTTCCTGGCCCAGAACCGGATAGACGCCGACCTGTCGCGGGGTTTCGGCTCCGAGACCCGGAGCAACCTGTTTGCGGCGCTGGAGCACTACGGGGTGAACATCACCTCCAATCTGGTGGCGGACCGCATCTGCAGCCAGGTGGGAGTGGAGACCCAGCGGGGCATCTTCCGGATTCGCAACGCCGTGAACTACCCCTTCTTCCCCGTTATCCAGAGCTTTAACGAAAGAAACATTATCGTCTCCGGTCTGGAGCAGCTGCGGCTCTTTTTCACCAGCGAGGTGACTTCGGCCCTTGATTCGGCGCGCCTGGAGAGCGCCGAGTTTGAGCCTTTGATGTTCACCAGCCCCTACACGGCGGTGATGCCGGGCCCCACCTATATGCTGAGCCACCAGAACAACCCCACTTTCGCCCGTCTGAACGGTCCGGGCCGGACGGTGGCCGGGCTGCTCAAGGGGGCTATGTCCAGTGTCTTTACCGATTTAACCAAGCCCGGGGGCGCGAGCGACTTTTTGCCGGCCACGGCCGGGGGCCAGCTGCTGCTGATCGGTGACGGGAATTTCCTCTCGGATGATGCCGGCGGGGGGATGCCGGGGAACCTGAACCTGGTGATCAACGCGGTGGACTACCTGGTGGGTGACGAGGAGCTCATCGAGCTGCGCGGCCGGGAAGTGACCACGCGTCCTCTGAAGGATCTGGCTGACGGCACCCGCCGGAGCCTCAAGTGGGTGAACATCCTGGGGCCGTCGGCGCTGATGGTAGCCACCGGCCTGTGGCGCTGGCGCAGCACCCGCCGCCGGCGCAAAATCCTGGAGGAGGCCTATGAAAAGTAAATCGTGGCGCAATATCGGTATCATTCTGGCCATTGTAGTCGTGCTATGGCTGCTCACGCGGCTGCAGGAGCGCCGTTATACCACCTCCACCGACGAGGTATTCGCTATCCCGGCCGACGACGTGGCCAGTTTCGTGGTCCAGGAAGGCGACCGGCAGGTGGAGCTGGTCCGGTGGGACACGCTGTGGGTGGTCACGGGCTATGAGGGGCGCAAGGTGCGCCAGTGGCGGCTGAATAGTTTCTTTAACACGGTGCTGCCGGTGGAGCGGGAGAGCATGATTTCCGACAACCCGGAGAAGTGGGGCACCTACGGTGTGGACGACTCCACCGGCCGCCGGCTACAGATTTACGACATGAGCGGCGCGCTGGCCGCCCACGTGCTGGTGGGCCGCTCCAGCACCAACTGGCAGAGCAGCTACGTGCGGGAGGCGGACCGGGACGAGGTCTACCTGACGCGTGAGAGCATTTACCATTTGCTATCGGCCGACACCACCTTCTGGCTGGAGCCGCCGCCCAAGCCGGAGAAGGAAGAGGAAGAAAACGATTAGCAATCAGCCTTCAGCAGTCAGCGATCAGCGATTAGCCATTAGCATTTAGCGATCAGCAAGCGAGAGAACTACAGAACCTGTAATTCGTAACCTAGAAACTGAAACCAAGAAGGGGTCGTCGGGAGGCGGCCTTTTTGTTTGGCATCAACTGCTGTTTGTCATTCTGAATCCCGACCTTGTGTCGGAATGACGAATCTCAGGTTTGGAGGGCTGATATTCTTCGCGGAGGTTACCCTGAACCCGGTTACTCACAGGTGAAGGGCTCAAGATGCCTTTTATAAGATGGGCGGGTAAGGGAGTGGGGTTCCGGGACTCCACCTATGATATGGCGCGACGGCTGAGCGTAAGGGGATCAAACCTGGGACCAATTCCCTGAAGTTGACCCTTCAATCATTACTCCAATGGTCTAATCCTCTCTCTCATCTTTAGCGCCCTTGGCGGTTCAAAATAACTAACAACCAACCACCAACAACTAACAACTAATACTCAAATGCGCTGCCGCCGATGAACTCCCGGATAATGGAGTTGTGGGGTACGGCGGCATCGTCGGTGGTGGCCACGAAGGATAGGAAGGTGAGCAGTCGTTGGGCTTCGGGGAAGGCCTGGCTGGTGGCGGGCACGGCCTGGAGCACCTGTTCGGCGCTGGGGCGCAGCACCGCCAGTTCGTAGATCAGGGAGGAATTGAACATGAAGTCGGCCGCTTCCTGGTAGGTGAAGACGTGGCGTTCTTCGCCCAGGCGCACATCGGGCCAGCGCAGGAGGGTTTCCTCGGCGCTGTAGCCGCGGAACTGGGTGTCACGCACCAGGCGCCGCAGGAGGCGGTTGTCGGAGGATGAGACCCGGTGCTCGTTGTCCACGTTGAGCTGGGTGATGGCGCTGACGTAGATGCGCTGGACGGCGTCGGCGCCCAGCTCGCGGGGGAAAACGGGATTAAGGCCATGAATACCTTCAACGATCAGGAAGGTATCCGGCTCGAGGCGCAGGGTCTCGTCGGTGTCGGTCCCGCGAGCTTCCTTGAAATGGAACCGCCGCCGCGGGATGGCCCGACCTTCAAGCAGGGCCTGGATGTCATCTATGAGTCGGGGTAGGTCTACGGCTTCCAGGGACTCGAAGTCCAGGGTGCCGTCGGGCAGGCGGGACATGTCCTGGTGGTCCTTGAAGTAGTCGTCCAGGGAGATGGCCAGGGTATTGAAGAGGTTGACCTTCAGCTGGATGGCCAGCCGTTTGGCGAAAGTGGTCTTGCCCGATGAGGAAGGCCCGGAGATAAAGACGACGCGCTGGTGGGGGTGGGCTTTGCAGAGATCATCGGCGATCCGGGCGATGGTCTTTTCGTGGAGTCCCTCGGCCACCCAGACCAGCTCCCGGCCCGGCCCGCCTTCCAGGTGGGCGTTGAGCTGGCAGAGGTTACTGACCCGCAGGGCGCGGCCCCATTCCTCCCGCTGCTGGATGACCTGGTACAGCTTGGGGCTGTCCTTCAAGGGTGGTACCTCGTAGGGCGGCAGCAGGCTGGGGAAGCGCAGGAGGAAGCCGTGGTCGTAGGGATCGATGCTGAAGTGCCGGAGCTGGTTCAGATCGGCGGTCATGGGTTCGAAGCGGTAGTCCAGGTAGTGCCGGAAGCGGGCGGCGGGGACCGTCTCTCGACCCAATCGATGGAGGATTTCGAGCTTATCGCTGCGGTTGCTCCGCTGGAAGCGCTGCTGCAGCTGCTCCCGCTCAATCTCGATGAGTTCCAGGGGTGTCTGGCCGCGGCAGTAGTGATGCATGCGGTGGGTTAGGCTCTGCAGATCGTCGGAGGCGGCGGGTTCGTGGGCACCGAAGTGGCAGTAGTAGCCGCCGATGAAGGAGTGTTCGATAAACAGGGTGCGGTCCGGGAAGAGCTCCTCCACGGCGACGGCCAGCAGAAATCCCAGCGAGGCGTGCACCGCACTGGGGTGCGAGATACTATGAAGGTTCGATGCCATCAAGAACCTTAAAATTACGAGCACATTCTCTTCTGTTCTTGCATTTTTAATAGCGCCAACGCCAGGTCCAGGTAATTAGGGTCAACCCACCTTTGGCCGGCAGGCTTAACTTTGCCCCTGCATTTGAGTACCCTGACTGCCATGCAGACGGATAACCGTACCACTCACCAGGGTTATCGGGGGTTCCCCACCCGGTTTCTAATGCGCTTATCAACGGTAGAGGGCGCTTTCTCCCAGGTGCAGATAATTCTGACTGGCGGGGTTTTTCTGACGGCACTGGCGCTATCGTTTGGGGCAAAGCCCTGGCAGCTGGGTTTCCTGGCGGCGGTGCCCCACCTCTGGCAGTTCTTCCAGCTGGTGGGCGCCTACCTGGTAGAAGCCACCGGCGAACGGAAGCTCATCACGGTCTCATTTGCGGGCCTGTCGCGCTTCCTCTGGCTACTTCTGCCGCTGCTCTACCTCTTCACGGATACCTCATCAACGGCGTACTGGTTCCTCATCCTGGTCATGTTGGCCACCTGCCTGGGTCTCCTGGCGGGTAATGCCTGGACGACCTGGATGGCCGACCTGATCCCCGAGTCGATCCGGGGGCGGTACTTCGGCTATCGCAACACCGTTCTGGCGACGGTAACCATTTCAGTCTCCCTGCTGGGAGGTTACTGGCTGCAGGCGGGCAGTGCTCGCTGGGGCCAGCCGATGGCTCTGACAGTACTGGTAGCAACCGCCACCCTTGCCGGCATGATCGGCGTCCGTCTGCTGGCACGCCAGCCGGATATCCCTCGACCACCGGAGCGGGTGGCTCCCGACCTCCGCAGTCTGCTAGCCAGACCCTTCCGGAACCGCCGGTTCCGCCAGGTGCTGGTTTTCTTCCTGTTGTGGAACGCCGCCATCGGCCTGCCAGCCGCCTTCTTCAACGTCCATATGATCCAGAACCTGGCGATACCTTTCTTCACCATCGGCGTTCTACAGGCCATCAATCCGCTGTTCGGCATACTGCTGTT
This genomic interval carries:
- a CDS encoding short-chain dehydrogenase yields the protein MDIRNRKVLVLGGYGMVGMAVCRRLAAEKPAELIIASLLEGEALAAVEQLQPEVNEVRLTPIWGNIFVRDSLKDLTREEILNSPEHRARLIADVMEPLDDDIMEHSTLHQIISRHQPHVIIDAVNSATGLAYQDVYHSYYMVNKELNSAREQATLTEGFISEVEKLMATLYTPQIIRHIQLLYTSMIANNTGIYIKIGTSGTGGMGLNIPYTHSEEKPSRVLLSKSSLAGAHTMLLFLMGRTPDAPITKEIKPAAAIAWKAIDYGVIKKRGQPIELVDCTPDEATLLEGTFRFQDRGNWRSLGRHLESVYVDTGENGTFSLGEFECITTIGQMEFVTPEEVATNIILEIKGDNTGSDIINALDNAIMGPTYRAGTMREQALAR
- a CDS encoding phosphate acyltransferase, translating into MPDPITSFERLYQRLERIPPLTLVVAAPEDETILAALDTAVQNQWIKPILVRQQDRLELLLSRLGLEPEPFAIEDIQPGLAAGRAVELLRSGEAQLLMKGKIPTAELLRAVLNRETGLLRPVNQRTEGEESAAAEPRLLSHVAVVESPHYPRLMLCTDGGVNIEQPLPVLRDILHNALELSRALDTPIPKVAAMALVENVTEKLPETRLAQTLAQEADQGRFGRCLVEGPLALDVALSAEAAECKGIPSKIAGKTDIFLGPNIIATNFMVKALMSVGGARGGGVVLGAITPIVLLSRSDAPDTRLNSIALALAAVLHQNQHPAFGNIRQTSLEFS
- the buk gene encoding butyrate kinase, with the protein product MSQLKQPPPGMSSNPATTTVSVLNPGSTSTQLALFDRQKELWREEVQHRPDELHQEVVRQMDLRWAAIEPHLKRIPSGSLVAVVGRGGPLKPLPGGTYAINDAMIADYSAARYANHASNLGALLAWQVARRFDVPAYIVDPVTTDEFELEARFSGIPEIERRCRSHALNIKAVTRKVAAEQGRALPQIRFVVTHLGGGISVAALREGRIVDVNDALLGMGPFSPERAGALPLEGLLHLAFSGEYTFDTLAHKLSRESGLKGYLGTNDLMEVLKRVDAGDEPAGQAYRTMVYQIAKEIGAMATVLEGKVDAIILTGAMARAERLCSDVTARVKFIAPVYTIPGSLELEALSQGVWRVIDGEEQAREYA
- a CDS encoding ABC transporter ATP-binding protein, yielding MIRIENLTKYYGDVCAIKDLNFTVHDGEILGFLGPNGAGKTTTLRIITTYLTPTAGTVYIDDLNIAEHSTELRARIGYLPELNPLYMEMPVYDLVVFVAKARGIIGRRFKEALGRVIEDCGIREVMHRPVGELSKGYRQRVGLAVAMIHDPEILIMDEPTAGLDPNQIAEIRSLIKELGKEKTVIISTHILQEVQAVADRMVILSNGQVVADGTTVELMTSFQGKPQLTLEVKNATEESIQGLAVRFPEIRIQEQKLQDGAGKVELEYPTGADLREQIFGYAVESGWTLLEMSRKQARLEDVFRSLTVEEGGARA
- a CDS encoding ABC transporter permease subunit, with protein sequence MRDQLVLALRHVGVIFRKEIGAYFNSPVAYITLVVFLLISGWFFSSSFFLINESDLRGLFNIIPVIYLFFIPAITMGLIAREKSSGTMELLVTLPLEDWEVIMGKYLAAVALIAVGLLYTLFHFITLTFVGSNIDVGAILAGYLGLLLAGGVYAAAGIFCSAVTGNQITAFILAFLIVFAFFMMDKVLFFIPGFLTAIVQYVSTDYHLSNISRGVIDSRNLIYFGTVIAVFLLLAVRVLEMRKWR
- a CDS encoding GldG family protein, with protein sequence MMNITNRRNFLIYVAAIAVIVVFANLISRRLFFRWDLTRSKIYTLSESSRNIIGKLDDRLLAKVYFSDNLPGDYANSRRYLQDMLEEFQAYSGGKFHFEFYRPEDDQELEQEAQRYGIPPMQLQAVESDRLEIKNVWMGLALLYEDKRETIPVIQSTTGLEYDLASAIKKLIDTDKRTVGIVQDPEWEGKNKNVEELLRQTYDVRTVSLERPVAPDIDLLLLNSVKDSLSTDELYNLDQFIMSGRGVFLAQNRIDADLSRGFGSETRSNLFAALEHYGVNITSNLVADRICSQVGVETQRGIFRIRNAVNYPFFPVIQSFNERNIIVSGLEQLRLFFTSEVTSALDSARLESAEFEPLMFTSPYTAVMPGPTYMLSHQNNPTFARLNGPGRTVAGLLKGAMSSVFTDLTKPGGASDFLPATAGGQLLLIGDGNFLSDDAGGGMPGNLNLVINAVDYLVGDEELIELRGREVTTRPLKDLADGTRRSLKWVNILGPSALMVATGLWRWRSTRRRRKILEEAYEK
- a CDS encoding DUF4340 domain-containing protein, translated to MKSKSWRNIGIILAIVVVLWLLTRLQERRYTTSTDEVFAIPADDVASFVVQEGDRQVELVRWDTLWVVTGYEGRKVRQWRLNSFFNTVLPVERESMISDNPEKWGTYGVDDSTGRRLQIYDMSGALAAHVLVGRSSTNWQSSYVREADRDEVYLTRESIYHLLSADTTFWLEPPPKPEKEEEEND
- a CDS encoding nucleoside kinase translates to MASNLHSISHPSAVHASLGFLLAVAVEELFPDRTLFIEHSFIGGYYCHFGAHEPAASDDLQSLTHRMHHYCRGQTPLELIEIEREQLQQRFQRSNRSDKLEILHRLGRETVPAARFRHYLDYRFEPMTADLNQLRHFSIDPYDHGFLLRFPSLLPPYEVPPLKDSPKLYQVIQQREEWGRALRVSNLCQLNAHLEGGPGRELVWVAEGLHEKTIARIADDLCKAHPHQRVVFISGPSSSGKTTFAKRLAIQLKVNLFNTLAISLDDYFKDHQDMSRLPDGTLDFESLEAVDLPRLIDDIQALLEGRAIPRRRFHFKEARGTDTDETLRLEPDTFLIVEGIHGLNPVFPRELGADAVQRIYVSAITQLNVDNEHRVSSSDNRLLRRLVRDTQFRGYSAEETLLRWPDVRLGEERHVFTYQEAADFMFNSSLIYELAVLRPSAEQVLQAVPATSQAFPEAQRLLTFLSFVATTDDAAVPHNSIIREFIGGSAFEY
- a CDS encoding MFS transporter produces the protein MPLHLSTLTAMQTDNRTTHQGYRGFPTRFLMRLSTVEGAFSQVQIILTGGVFLTALALSFGAKPWQLGFLAAVPHLWQFFQLVGAYLVEATGERKLITVSFAGLSRFLWLLLPLLYLFTDTSSTAYWFLILVMLATCLGLLAGNAWTTWMADLIPESIRGRYFGYRNTVLATVTISVSLLGGYWLQAGSARWGQPMALTVLVATATLAGMIGVRLLARQPDIPRPPERVAPDLRSLLARPFRNRRFRQVLVFFLLWNAAIGLPAAFFNVHMIQNLAIPFFTIGVLQAINPLFGILLFRWWGRIVDLFQIRSVLLVTGALITIIPLIWLLPTRGHIQWLWVEAVVSGLGWTGFNLSAYTYPMQLSPRIGRSYYLAYFSIISSLGFVVSSMCGGWIVQWLGDWSWTFGSRTFMAHHVLFLASAMLRLPVLLLLFRLRDIKSPGTIALINFIGAELWRTAALRRPFPRWIRRRSLSTGANR